A genomic segment from Pyrodictium occultum encodes:
- a CDS encoding secondary thiamine-phosphate synthase enzyme YjbQ — protein sequence MRVFVDELVVSTRQRFEAVDITSEVERIVSKSGIRNGMCMVFVPHATAAIIANEAEPGLLEDYIDLVKQLFKPDYKWRHNRIDNNAHAHLAAAVIGPSRVFPVAGGRLVRGTWQNILLLELDGPRSRRVIVEVLGE from the coding sequence ATGCGGGTCTTTGTGGACGAACTTGTTGTGTCTACGAGGCAGCGTTTTGAAGCGGTTGACATAACGTCTGAGGTTGAGCGCATTGTCTCTAAGTCTGGGATAAGGAACGGCATGTGTATGGTTTTCGTACCTCATGCTACGGCTGCCATAATAGCTAACGAGGCCGAGCCCGGGCTTCTCGAAGACTATATAGACCTTGTTAAGCAGCTCTTTAAGCCGGACTACAAGTGGAGGCATAACCGGATAGATAATAATGCCCATGCGCACCTCGCAGCCGCCGTGATAGGCCCCTCAAGGGTATTCCCGGTTGCCGGCGGGAGGCTTGTCCGCGGCACCTGGCAGAACATCCTTCTACTCGAGCTCGATGGCCCTAGGAGCAGGAGGGTTATCGTAGAGGTGCTGGGGGAGTAG
- the gatC gene encoding Asp-tRNA(Asn)/Glu-tRNA(Gln) amidotransferase subunit GatC encodes MASREDMSLEKLAWLSRISLGEEAEELRRRIERARRLIDKLLEARLEGVEPLYHSTGSEGLLREDKPSGSLDRERALLNAARVEKGFVVAPRTVEE; translated from the coding sequence ATGGCGTCTAGGGAGGATATGAGCCTGGAGAAGCTGGCTTGGCTTTCCCGCATAAGCCTCGGGGAGGAGGCTGAGGAGCTTAGGAGGCGTATAGAGAGGGCCAGGAGGCTGATAGACAAGCTTCTAGAGGCCAGGTTGGAGGGTGTTGAGCCTCTCTACCACTCTACCGGCAGCGAGGGGCTCCTCCGTGAGGACAAGCCATCTGGGAGCCTGGACCGGGAGAGGGCGCTCCTTAACGCTGCCAGGGTGGAGAAGGGGTTCGTGGTAGCTCCGAGAACTGTTGAGGAGTGA
- a CDS encoding nicotinate phosphoribosyltransferase: MPRRPQLYVADPRDIREGRVTDIYFTRTKRILEAKGLCDTLVRAEFHAYSLPKGYEWAVLAGLEEALAILEGRNVDVYAMREGTLFKPVEPIMVVEGPYCEFAELETAILGVLRHESSVATKAARLRLAAGDKALLFFGLRSAHPALAPMLDRAAYIGGCDAVSGTISREMLGLEPKGTMPHALIIVFGDPVKAWKAFDEIVEPEVPRIALVDTFYDERYEALLAAKTLGDKLFGVRLDTPSSRRGNMRRIVEEVRWTLNLHGYNNVKIIVSGGLDENDIIELRDVADGFGVGTSIAFPPSIDISMDIVEVKRGDKWVPITKRGKLPGMKQVYRCKPLNDTIVPWGQKPEKNCGDGSEPKPLLEKIMEKGELLTEVPSLDEIRNYVLSQLKELGESYTSPSTKQH; this comes from the coding sequence TTGCCCCGGAGGCCCCAACTATATGTCGCGGATCCAAGGGATATACGTGAAGGCCGTGTGACCGACATCTACTTCACGCGGACAAAGAGGATCCTGGAGGCTAAGGGTCTCTGCGACACGCTTGTCAGGGCAGAGTTCCACGCCTACAGCCTCCCTAAGGGCTATGAATGGGCGGTGCTGGCTGGGCTCGAGGAGGCACTTGCCATACTTGAAGGCAGGAATGTGGACGTCTACGCCATGAGGGAGGGTACGCTCTTCAAGCCCGTAGAGCCCATTATGGTTGTTGAAGGCCCCTACTGCGAGTTCGCAGAGCTGGAGACCGCTATACTAGGCGTTCTTAGGCACGAGTCTAGTGTAGCCACCAAGGCTGCCAGGCTCCGGCTGGCTGCGGGGGACAAGGCTCTACTCTTCTTCGGCCTGCGCTCCGCACACCCGGCTCTGGCTCCAATGCTTGATAGAGCCGCCTACATAGGCGGCTGTGACGCAGTATCTGGAACCATATCGCGCGAGATGCTCGGCCTAGAGCCTAAGGGAACCATGCCCCATGCACTCATCATAGTCTTCGGGGACCCTGTAAAGGCCTGGAAGGCTTTTGACGAGATCGTTGAGCCCGAGGTGCCCAGGATAGCTCTAGTCGACACATTCTACGATGAGAGGTATGAGGCACTGCTAGCAGCTAAGACTCTCGGAGATAAGTTGTTCGGCGTGAGGCTTGACACGCCGAGCAGCAGGAGGGGCAACATGCGGCGTATCGTTGAGGAGGTGCGCTGGACGCTCAATCTACATGGCTACAACAATGTTAAAATAATCGTCAGCGGTGGCCTCGATGAAAACGATATAATAGAGCTTAGGGATGTAGCCGACGGCTTCGGCGTAGGCACCTCAATAGCCTTCCCGCCCAGCATAGATATAAGCATGGACATTGTAGAGGTTAAGAGGGGCGACAAGTGGGTACCCATAACGAAACGCGGTAAGCTACCTGGAATGAAGCAGGTATACCGCTGCAAGCCGCTCAATGATACCATAGTGCCCTGGGGGCAGAAGCCGGAGAAAAACTGCGGCGATGGCTCTGAGCCTAAACCGCTCCTAGAGAAGATCATGGAGAAAGGCGAGCTGCTGACAGAGGTACCGAGCCTTGATGAGATAAGGAACTATGTACTATCGCAGCTTAAGGAGCTGGGCGAGAGCTATACCAGCCCTAGCACCAAGCAGCATTAG
- a CDS encoding DUF2208 domain-containing protein, with amino-acid sequence MLSERAMMLIGQLYLAVLSLVIAIAPHYYWLVFIVYIVAIMALGMYSARGVSGKVPREEVVKARTLMKEDKAFEIAMEDEDLIRLYAGQAKSMMIMLLLLPIYYILFRAAAAYHDEAVANLNSIGIHGVLAGFVFWLLVFEAMFLLSQASRKLMVGGGVKQPPLVPHGFRVTEKGIVMKGSMGQVIGFPLPEGSEVKLNESKNYVEIRYPKGSRVRLYTRKARKLYEYIVRYGLAGRVEGKEASKESA; translated from the coding sequence TTGCTCTCGGAGCGTGCCATGATGCTCATAGGCCAGCTTTATCTAGCAGTGCTCTCCCTAGTCATAGCCATAGCGCCTCACTACTACTGGCTTGTATTCATAGTCTACATAGTGGCCATAATGGCGCTGGGCATGTATTCAGCCCGGGGGGTCTCCGGCAAGGTACCGAGAGAGGAGGTGGTGAAGGCGAGGACTCTTATGAAGGAGGATAAGGCCTTTGAGATAGCGATGGAGGATGAGGACCTCATAAGGCTCTACGCCGGCCAGGCTAAGTCAATGATGATAATGCTCCTACTACTCCCCATCTACTACATCCTCTTCAGGGCGGCGGCAGCGTATCATGATGAGGCAGTTGCTAACCTAAACTCTATTGGCATACACGGGGTTCTCGCAGGCTTCGTCTTCTGGCTACTAGTATTCGAGGCGATGTTCCTGCTGAGCCAGGCCTCCAGAAAGCTCATGGTGGGAGGCGGTGTGAAGCAGCCACCGCTAGTGCCTCACGGTTTCCGCGTGACAGAGAAGGGTATAGTTATGAAGGGCTCCATGGGCCAGGTCATCGGGTTCCCCCTGCCGGAGGGAAGCGAGGTCAAGCTGAACGAGTCAAAGAACTATGTCGAGATAAGGTATCCTAAGGGCAGCAGGGTGAGGCTCTATACGCGCAAGGCGCGTAAGCTCTACGAATATATAGTGCGTTACGGTCTTGCAGGCAGGGTTGAGGGTAAGGAGGCTAGTAAGGAGTCCGCCTAG
- the twy1 gene encoding 4-demethylwyosine synthase TYW1 → MAQLEFKPRTVRGKRWKYRIDDFPEPYRTLYRILERQGYIIVGRHSVVKKCHWTHAALVENRFCYKCKFYGIESHRDVQMSPAALWCWNACLHCWRLRPTDTLKWDDTKLPWVDDPDLIAEGSIEAHRESLMGYWGHPKFNERMKRMLEEAMNPVHVAISLTGEPTLYPRLGELIQEYHKRGMTTFLVTRGVRPDVLANLEEEPSQLYISIEAWDKSSYNKFNKPLVPRAWELTLKTLELLPSFSSPTVIRFTLVRSFNMHEDALKAWAKMVEIAQPTYVEFKSYMHVGAARNRLSRTDMLRHLEILAFAKKFADMTGYKVISQQIESRVVLLSRIDKPIRLGKGCQGEMEKEKDRLEEMLEALKKNPSLDETEYRMVLEQKI, encoded by the coding sequence ATGGCACAGCTAGAGTTCAAGCCCAGGACAGTACGCGGCAAGAGGTGGAAGTACAGGATAGACGACTTCCCAGAGCCCTACCGCACGCTCTACAGGATACTCGAAAGGCAGGGCTACATTATAGTCGGGCGCCACAGCGTCGTCAAGAAGTGCCACTGGACCCATGCGGCTCTAGTGGAGAACAGGTTCTGCTACAAGTGCAAGTTCTATGGCATCGAAAGCCACCGAGACGTACAGATGAGCCCTGCAGCGCTATGGTGCTGGAACGCATGCCTACACTGCTGGAGGCTGAGGCCCACCGACACCCTCAAATGGGACGACACCAAGCTACCATGGGTGGATGACCCCGACCTCATAGCCGAGGGCAGCATTGAGGCACACCGCGAGTCGCTCATGGGCTACTGGGGCCATCCAAAGTTCAACGAGAGGATGAAGCGCATGCTTGAGGAGGCAATGAATCCTGTACACGTGGCCATAAGCCTCACCGGCGAGCCTACCCTCTACCCGAGGCTCGGCGAGCTTATACAAGAGTACCACAAACGTGGCATGACGACATTCCTCGTCACACGTGGAGTCCGCCCCGACGTTCTTGCAAACTTGGAGGAGGAGCCCTCCCAGCTCTACATAAGCATAGAGGCCTGGGACAAGAGCAGCTATAACAAGTTTAACAAGCCTCTTGTACCCAGAGCCTGGGAGCTAACACTCAAGACGCTAGAGCTCCTGCCAAGCTTCTCAAGCCCCACTGTGATAAGGTTCACGCTAGTTAGGAGCTTCAATATGCATGAAGATGCCTTGAAGGCCTGGGCTAAGATGGTTGAGATAGCGCAGCCTACCTATGTGGAGTTCAAGTCCTACATGCATGTCGGCGCGGCCAGGAACAGGCTCAGCCGTACTGATATGCTGCGCCACTTGGAGATCCTAGCATTCGCCAAGAAGTTCGCCGATATGACAGGCTACAAAGTAATATCACAGCAGATAGAGAGTAGGGTGGTTCTCCTATCGAGGATCGACAAGCCGATAAGGCTTGGCAAGGGCTGCCAAGGCGAGATGGAGAAGGAGAAGGATCGGCTAGAGGAGATGCTAGAGGCGCTAAAGAAGAACCCAAGCCTCGACGAGACCGAGTACCGGATGGTCCTCGAACAGAAGATTTAA
- a CDS encoding thioredoxin family protein, whose translation MSSVDEVAAELRKLVEQKIRRIEQDLGDPLYYIEKDFDKVIERYPVAVVEFSAPWCNPCKAYTPVFRRVARRLIEEYNGKVLFAYLDTDKLPETADRYNVENIPTTIIFVNGHVADVIMGATTESRLEDKVRSILKEVVGGK comes from the coding sequence ATGAGCAGCGTAGACGAGGTAGCTGCAGAGCTGCGGAAGCTTGTAGAGCAGAAGATAAGACGCATAGAGCAGGATCTGGGAGACCCCCTCTACTACATAGAGAAGGACTTTGATAAGGTGATAGAGAGGTATCCAGTAGCCGTGGTAGAGTTCTCCGCGCCCTGGTGCAACCCCTGCAAGGCCTACACTCCAGTCTTCCGGCGCGTGGCACGCCGCCTTATAGAGGAGTACAACGGCAAGGTACTCTTCGCATACCTTGACACAGACAAGCTACCCGAGACAGCTGACCGCTACAATGTCGAAAACATACCTACAACAATAATATTCGTAAACGGCCACGTGGCCGACGTGATAATGGGGGCTACAACCGAGTCGAGACTCGAAGACAAGGTCAGATCAATACTCAAGGAGGTTGTCGGGGGCAAGTAG
- a CDS encoding lactate utilization protein B, producing the protein MSRVLREVEEALEDDSLRRALERAAENNERNVARVLERHPEVEHLAREVEEAKKSVIERLDYYIDKAMESLRRVGARPYLAETPEEAREIVAGIVGRGKLVVMSKSMVAEELRLREHLEALGNRVWETDLGQLLVQLENGRPMHTIAPAVHISRVEAARLVSERLGLELSSGSPEEIVEAVRRFLREKLVHADVGITGANAVAADTGAVFLVENEGNIRIVSGLSRKHVVVTGVDKIMPTILDAFKAVLVQAAYAGLYPPTYVNVTAGPSSTADIELHRVYGAQGPREVHVVLVDNGRRRAARHPVLSEQLRCIRCGRCQLECPVWQQSANHWGGRVYGGPMGLGWTAVTESLEVAAEAAMLCLGCMRCDLVCPMEIPLSRIAAWLKRQYTRRMGLSG; encoded by the coding sequence GTGAGTAGAGTCCTCCGCGAGGTCGAGGAGGCTCTCGAGGACGATTCGCTGAGGAGGGCCCTGGAGAGAGCGGCGGAGAATAATGAGAGGAACGTGGCCAGGGTGCTGGAGAGGCACCCGGAGGTAGAGCACCTAGCCAGAGAGGTTGAAGAGGCCAAGAAGAGCGTTATCGAGAGGCTAGACTACTATATAGATAAGGCTATGGAGAGCCTGCGGCGTGTCGGGGCCAGGCCGTACCTTGCCGAGACCCCGGAGGAGGCTAGGGAGATAGTTGCCGGCATAGTTGGGCGCGGGAAGCTAGTGGTTATGTCTAAGAGCATGGTTGCCGAGGAGCTAAGGCTCCGGGAGCACCTGGAAGCCCTTGGCAACAGGGTCTGGGAGACGGACCTGGGGCAGCTGCTCGTGCAGCTTGAGAACGGTAGGCCCATGCACACGATCGCCCCGGCGGTCCACATTAGCCGCGTGGAGGCGGCGAGACTGGTCTCTGAGCGGCTCGGGCTTGAGCTATCTTCCGGCAGCCCTGAGGAGATCGTTGAGGCTGTGCGCCGGTTTCTCCGGGAGAAGCTGGTGCATGCAGACGTGGGTATTACCGGCGCTAACGCGGTGGCCGCCGACACGGGCGCCGTGTTCCTAGTGGAGAACGAGGGCAACATTAGGATTGTATCCGGCCTCTCCAGGAAGCACGTAGTAGTTACGGGCGTCGACAAGATAATGCCAACCATACTGGATGCTTTCAAGGCTGTCCTGGTGCAGGCTGCCTATGCTGGCCTCTACCCGCCGACCTACGTGAACGTCACCGCTGGACCCAGCAGCACTGCCGACATTGAGCTCCACCGTGTCTATGGCGCCCAGGGGCCAAGGGAGGTTCACGTAGTGCTAGTTGACAATGGCAGGAGGAGGGCTGCAAGGCATCCGGTTCTCTCGGAGCAGCTGCGCTGCATCCGCTGCGGCAGGTGCCAGCTGGAGTGCCCGGTATGGCAGCAGTCTGCGAACCACTGGGGAGGAAGGGTCTATGGAGGCCCTATGGGGCTCGGCTGGACCGCCGTAACCGAGAGCCTTGAGGTGGCTGCCGAGGCTGCAATGCTCTGCCTCGGCTGTATGAGGTGCGACCTAGTCTGCCCCATGGAGATACCCTTGTCGAGGATAGCGGCTTGGCTGAAAAGGCAGTACACCAGGAGGATGGGGCTATCCGGGTGA
- a CDS encoding protein-tyrosine phosphatase family protein: MTLVRPSRVFSVDEYVAFSSMPGPWDLPYISKSFDVVIAAVEKHELAYDPRELRVERFIHLPVPDYMGPSLWQLYYAAKTATKMAEEGKRVLIHCMGGRGRSATLAAGYLVYRYGFSARRAIMTVRRIRPGAVESAWQRGVLRAFEAALTVGEERLEPFYGDGVAGDLLRLAGQAAEAITASGLGSMGLALEVVEAALAAGRAGAGSGRAATLVGKLLSVLDSSKAFAEIDIVEDEEGYTLYLRCTSYTEFCDLLAEDVRTALSGLLKAALHVEVSYE, encoded by the coding sequence GTGACCCTCGTGCGGCCTAGCAGGGTGTTCAGTGTAGACGAGTACGTCGCCTTCTCCTCAATGCCTGGACCCTGGGACCTACCATACATATCCAAGAGCTTCGACGTGGTTATAGCCGCTGTCGAGAAGCACGAGCTGGCATACGACCCGCGGGAGCTGCGGGTTGAGAGGTTCATCCACCTCCCGGTACCCGACTACATGGGGCCGAGCCTCTGGCAGCTCTACTATGCTGCAAAAACTGCTACGAAGATGGCCGAGGAGGGGAAGAGGGTCCTCATCCACTGCATGGGCGGTAGAGGTAGGAGCGCCACGCTGGCAGCAGGCTACCTCGTCTACCGCTACGGCTTCTCCGCCCGCCGCGCTATCATGACGGTTAGGAGGATACGGCCGGGGGCTGTCGAGTCGGCGTGGCAGAGGGGTGTGCTGAGAGCCTTCGAGGCCGCGCTGACCGTGGGGGAGGAGAGGCTTGAGCCGTTCTACGGGGACGGGGTGGCCGGGGATCTGCTCCGGCTGGCGGGCCAGGCGGCGGAGGCTATCACAGCCAGCGGCCTCGGCTCCATGGGGCTAGCCCTGGAGGTCGTGGAGGCTGCTCTAGCGGCGGGGAGGGCTGGGGCCGGCTCGGGCCGTGCAGCTACACTGGTTGGAAAGCTGCTCTCGGTTCTAGACTCCTCTAAGGCCTTTGCCGAGATAGATATAGTAGAGGACGAGGAGGGGTACACCCTCTACCTACGCTGCACCAGCTATACAGAGTTCTGCGACCTTCTGGCGGAGGATGTGCGTACCGCCCTATCGGGGCTGCTTAAGGCTGCTCTCCACGTCGAGGTTTCCTATGAGTAA
- a CDS encoding BtpA/SgcQ family protein has translation MRREDGAEPLKIPVLGFKPLIGVVHLPATPSSPRGHGDVERLVEYTVNEAGKLEEAGFDAVIIENYGDKPFAVAGRDDVLTAVLSVVAREVVRSTKLPVGLSVLRNNASIALAVAYATGARFIRLNAYCDTRLSPEGLLAPAAREVEQMRKQLDRHIMVFADIDVKHSYPLGSYDLGAVLSDCVERGYMDAVIASGQATSRPPDPGYVAFIKRGSPKPVLLGSGLRQENLQLYWNIVDGFIVGSSIKYGGRTANPIDPEKAKRLAEAVRELRDRARLA, from the coding sequence GTGCGGAGAGAGGATGGCGCTGAGCCGCTCAAAATACCTGTACTCGGCTTCAAGCCGCTGATAGGAGTAGTGCATCTACCCGCAACACCCTCCTCGCCCAGGGGCCATGGCGATGTCGAGAGGCTGGTCGAGTACACGGTTAACGAGGCAGGCAAACTCGAAGAGGCAGGCTTCGATGCAGTTATAATAGAGAATTACGGCGATAAGCCCTTCGCGGTGGCAGGCCGTGATGACGTGCTGACCGCTGTCCTCAGTGTCGTGGCAAGGGAGGTGGTGAGATCAACAAAGCTCCCCGTAGGATTGAGCGTGCTGCGAAACAACGCCTCCATAGCCCTTGCTGTGGCCTATGCCACCGGCGCCAGGTTCATCAGGCTTAACGCCTACTGCGACACCAGGCTCTCGCCAGAGGGGCTTCTGGCCCCAGCGGCGAGGGAGGTGGAGCAGATGAGAAAACAGCTTGATAGACACATAATGGTCTTCGCAGACATAGATGTAAAGCATAGCTACCCTCTCGGAAGCTATGACCTCGGCGCTGTCCTTAGCGACTGTGTGGAGAGAGGCTATATGGATGCAGTTATAGCAAGCGGGCAGGCCACCTCAAGGCCCCCAGATCCCGGGTATGTTGCCTTCATAAAGCGGGGCTCGCCGAAGCCAGTCCTCCTTGGAAGCGGGCTGAGGCAGGAGAATCTACAGCTATACTGGAACATAGTGGACGGGTTCATAGTAGGCTCGTCAATAAAGTATGGTGGCAGGACAGCTAACCCCATAGACCCGGAGAAGGCCAAGAGACTGGCAGAGGCTGTTAGAGAGCTTAGAGACAGAGCCAGGCTGGCCTAG
- a CDS encoding MBL fold metallo-hydrolase, producing the protein MRSLLDLAAVTETGAIVLGSRVAVDGHAPGYGVRVVTHIHQDHILGLRRSIREASLIAATPLTLDLLEAAGYRIPPSKRLSLPYRVQVSVEGDVLSLRRANHVPGAAEVLVELENGVRVGYTGDFKLPGTEVLSDLDVLVIDATYGLEDWVRPWQEEIDLLLADVVREGLSHGPVYLYGYYGKIEEIMLLLRNQGVDAPFLVNQRVGRSVEVLERHGYRVGDVVVEGTREAVEVKRSGWYIGFRHYSSWRRRRSLPGENGARPVHVLLTGWEFREPFRRLGPRELVVSFSDHADFRQLVSYVEEARPRLLVADSYRGGRAAAYFASYVSKRLGIPAVALPGGGVDGV; encoded by the coding sequence TTGCGGAGCCTGCTGGATCTCGCCGCTGTGACGGAGACCGGGGCGATAGTGCTTGGAAGCCGGGTTGCTGTCGATGGTCATGCGCCGGGCTATGGTGTTAGGGTTGTGACGCACATACACCAGGACCATATTCTGGGGCTGAGGAGGAGCATACGGGAGGCATCGCTGATAGCTGCCACCCCGCTCACACTGGACCTGCTCGAGGCTGCTGGCTACAGGATACCGCCTAGCAAGAGGCTTTCCCTACCTTACCGGGTCCAGGTGTCCGTGGAGGGCGATGTGCTTTCTCTAAGAAGGGCTAACCATGTGCCTGGAGCCGCTGAGGTCTTGGTGGAGCTGGAGAACGGGGTACGGGTGGGCTATACCGGTGACTTCAAGCTGCCCGGTACCGAGGTGCTGAGCGATCTAGACGTGCTTGTCATAGATGCCACGTACGGGCTCGAGGACTGGGTCAGACCGTGGCAGGAGGAGATCGACCTGCTGTTAGCCGATGTGGTCCGGGAGGGGCTCTCCCACGGCCCCGTATACCTCTATGGCTACTATGGGAAGATCGAGGAGATAATGCTGCTGCTCCGCAACCAAGGGGTTGACGCACCCTTCCTTGTGAACCAGCGTGTTGGCCGCAGCGTCGAGGTTCTCGAACGTCATGGGTACCGCGTGGGCGACGTGGTGGTGGAGGGTACCCGGGAGGCCGTGGAGGTTAAGCGTAGCGGCTGGTACATAGGCTTTCGCCACTATAGTAGCTGGCGTAGGCGTAGATCGCTGCCTGGAGAGAACGGCGCGAGGCCTGTCCACGTACTGCTAACCGGCTGGGAGTTTAGGGAGCCTTTCCGGAGGCTGGGCCCGCGGGAGTTGGTAGTATCGTTCAGCGACCATGCTGACTTCAGGCAGCTGGTAAGCTACGTGGAGGAGGCCCGGCCGCGGCTGCTTGTCGCTGACAGCTATCGTGGGGGTAGGGCTGCCGCTTATTTCGCCTCCTACGTGTCTAAGCGTCTCGGAATACCAGCCGTGGCTCTGCCAGGGGGTGGAGTCGATGGCGTCTAG
- a CDS encoding helicase HerA domain-containing protein has translation MHIAIFGESGTGKSTLLKFLIKQHIDLGEGFTLLDPHGDLALEIVMLIPEDKIDRLVYIDPVTASVYGSTVRINFLEYRDVQELERVGESFISALQKLF, from the coding sequence GTGCATATTGCTATATTTGGTGAGTCTGGTACTGGTAAGTCTACATTGTTGAAGTTTCTGATAAAGCAACACATTGATCTCGGCGAGGGCTTCACTCTTCTCGACCCTCATGGAGACCTTGCACTTGAGATTGTCATGCTTATACCTGAGGACAAGATTGATAGGCTTGTATACATTGACCCTGTAACAGCCAGCGTGTATGGCAGTACTGTTAGGATTAATTTCCTCGAGTACCGCGATGTGCAGGAGTTGGAGCGTGTTGGTGAATCGTTTATATCAGCCCTTCAAAAATTATTCTAG
- a CDS encoding AbrB/MazE/SpoVT family DNA-binding domain-containing protein produces the protein MPILSVTRIGKYYRTTVPREVRKLLDLHENDEIEWVFEEGRIVVGKAGSHG, from the coding sequence ATGCCTATATTATCCGTTACACGTATCGGTAAATACTATAGAACCACTGTTCCACGTGAAGTAAGGAAGCTTCTAGACCTTCATGAGAATGATGAAATAGAATGGGTTTTCGAAGAAGGAAGAATAGTTGTTGGGAAGGCTGGGAGCCATGGTTAA
- a CDS encoding TrbC/VirB2 family protein: MRAIAKLFPVWLSVILPSIVYAQDETQPPEELVTMVDKILGLLQYLGIAVLIGGMICTGIQLATADTPEEQARAKKRLGLIILAGAIMAQATLSELNRLPQLFV; the protein is encoded by the coding sequence ATGCGCGCTATTGCCAAGCTTTTTCCGGTATGGCTATCTGTGATTCTGCCTAGTATAGTGTATGCTCAGGATGAGACTCAGCCGCCTGAGGAGCTTGTTACAATGGTTGACAAGATCCTAGGGCTCCTGCAGTATCTAGGCATAGCAGTTTTAATAGGCGGAATGATCTGCACCGGGATCCAGCTTGCCACAGCGGATACACCAGAAGAACAGGCTAGGGCTAAGAAGAGGCTTGGGCTAATAATCTTGGCAGGAGCAATAATGGCTCAAGCAACTCTTTCCGAGTTAAACCGTTTGCCTCAGCTATTTGTTTAA
- a CDS encoding MGMT family protein, with product MSWRDPTTRRDISYLLLTIVPPGYTITYNALAQLLGTSPRAVGAYMRANRDLIVVPCHRVVAKRRLGGFSKGINFKKKLLKIEGALDGKARPRNVIDSPSEFWQVAEKHGRGIEVDLDDP from the coding sequence GTGAGCTGGAGGGACCCCACAACCCGCAGGGACATTTCATACCTACTCCTGACAATAGTCCCTCCAGGCTACACGATAACCTATAATGCTCTAGCCCAGTTGTTAGGTACCTCACCCAGGGCTGTGGGAGCATATATGAGGGCAAATAGGGACCTCATAGTAGTGCCCTGCCACCGCGTAGTAGCGAAGAGGAGGCTGGGTGGATTCAGCAAGGGCATCAACTTCAAGAAGAAACTCCTAAAAATAGAGGGCGCGCTTGACGGGAAAGCCCGGCCCAGGAACGTTATAGACTCGCCCAGCGAGTTCTGGCAGGTTGCAGAGAAGCATGGGAGAGGCATTGAAGTAGACCTTGATGACCCATGA